Proteins encoded by one window of Roseibium sp. Sym1:
- a CDS encoding ABC transporter substrate-binding protein codes for MMKALRAVFAATTALCAATAAQAADLEVTHWWTSGGEAAAVAEFAKAFNEKTEHNWVDGAIAGGGGTARPVMVSRIIGGDPMGATQFNHGRQTEELIEAGLMRDLTHIAEAEGWKDLVNPSSLLDSCTVDGRIYCVPVNIHSWQWLWLSNAAFEKAGVPVPNNWDEFVAAAPKLEAAGIVPLALGQQPWQNSGLFNVLLATLAGPETLVQVYGEKDAEVAAGPEIARVFKAAEDARRMRQGSNVQDWNQATNLVITGKAGGQIMGDWAQGEFQVAGQVAGEDYTCLPGLGVHEVISTGGDAFYFPVVDDPEIQKAQDELASLMVSPEVQVAFNLKKGSLPIRGDVDLAAANDCMKKGLEILAAGNTLPDTNQLNTEDTNTQLNDLFVEFFNDESITAEDAQARFVDIVAQAD; via the coding sequence ATGATGAAAGCATTACGCGCAGTTTTTGCAGCAACCACTGCCCTGTGCGCGGCCACCGCCGCGCAGGCCGCCGACCTGGAAGTCACGCATTGGTGGACATCCGGCGGCGAGGCCGCGGCCGTTGCCGAATTCGCCAAAGCCTTTAACGAGAAGACCGAACACAACTGGGTCGACGGTGCCATCGCCGGCGGCGGCGGCACGGCCCGCCCGGTCATGGTCAGCCGCATCATCGGCGGCGACCCGATGGGCGCCACCCAGTTCAACCATGGCCGCCAGACCGAAGAGCTGATCGAAGCCGGCCTGATGCGCGACCTGACCCACATCGCGGAAGCCGAAGGCTGGAAGGACCTCGTCAATCCGTCCTCCCTGCTCGACAGCTGCACCGTGGACGGCCGAATCTACTGCGTGCCGGTGAACATCCATTCCTGGCAGTGGCTGTGGCTGTCCAACGCCGCCTTCGAGAAAGCGGGTGTCCCTGTTCCGAACAACTGGGACGAGTTCGTCGCCGCCGCGCCGAAGCTGGAAGCTGCCGGCATCGTTCCGCTCGCCCTCGGCCAGCAGCCGTGGCAGAACTCCGGACTGTTCAACGTTCTGCTGGCAACCCTTGCGGGTCCGGAAACGCTGGTGCAGGTCTACGGTGAAAAGGATGCCGAAGTCGCCGCCGGTCCGGAAATCGCACGCGTCTTCAAGGCCGCCGAGGATGCCCGCCGGATGCGGCAGGGTTCCAACGTGCAGGACTGGAACCAGGCGACAAACCTGGTGATCACCGGCAAGGCCGGGGGCCAGATCATGGGCGACTGGGCCCAGGGTGAATTTCAGGTCGCCGGCCAGGTCGCCGGCGAGGACTATACCTGCCTGCCCGGCCTGGGTGTCCACGAGGTGATTTCGACGGGCGGAGACGCCTTCTATTTCCCGGTGGTCGACGACCCGGAAATCCAGAAAGCCCAGGACGAGCTCGCCTCGCTGATGGTCTCGCCGGAAGTGCAGGTCGCCTTCAACCTGAAAAAAGGCTCCCTGCCGATCCGCGGCGACGTCGACTTGGCGGCCGCCAACGATTGCATGAAGAAGGGGCTGGAGATCCTCGCCGCCGGCAACACGCTTCCGGACACCAACCAGCTCAACACGGAAGATACCAACACGCAGCTCAACGACCTGTTCGTGGAGTTCTTCAACGACGAGAGCATTACGGCTGAGGACGCCCAGGCGCGCTTCGTCGATATCGTCGCTCAAGCGGACTGA
- a CDS encoding carbohydrate ABC transporter permease, whose protein sequence is MANSTRPFQPFRNLNAKIASIPMVMTALVIFVGCTAWTIYYSFTKSKLLPKANFVGFDQYERLWSTRRWLVSIENLLIYGSLSLIFSLIIGFLLAALLDQKIRFEDTFRTILLYPFALSFIVTGLVWQWLLNPDFGIQGVVRDLGWESFSFDPLYNADIVIYGVLIAGLWQGTGLVMCLMLAGLRGIDEDIWKAARVDGIPMWKTYLFIVIPMMRPVFITTIVIITSGIVRVYDLIVAQTGGGPGIASEVPAKYVYDYMFQSQNLGQGFAASTVMLLTVAIIVIPWAYLEFGGKRRA, encoded by the coding sequence ATGGCGAACAGCACCCGTCCTTTTCAGCCGTTCCGAAATCTAAATGCCAAGATCGCCTCGATCCCGATGGTCATGACGGCCCTGGTGATCTTTGTCGGCTGCACGGCCTGGACGATCTATTATTCCTTCACCAAGTCCAAGCTGCTGCCGAAGGCGAATTTCGTCGGCTTCGACCAGTATGAGCGCCTGTGGTCAACCCGCCGCTGGCTGGTGTCGATCGAGAACCTGCTCATCTATGGCAGCCTGTCGCTGATCTTTTCACTGATCATCGGCTTTCTGCTGGCGGCGCTGCTCGACCAGAAAATCCGCTTCGAGGACACTTTCCGGACGATCCTTCTCTATCCCTTCGCCCTGTCGTTCATCGTCACCGGCCTGGTCTGGCAGTGGCTGCTGAACCCGGATTTCGGGATCCAGGGCGTGGTTCGCGATCTCGGCTGGGAAAGCTTCAGCTTCGATCCGCTCTACAACGCCGACATCGTCATCTACGGCGTCCTGATCGCCGGCCTGTGGCAGGGTACCGGCCTGGTCATGTGCCTGATGCTGGCCGGCCTGCGCGGCATCGACGAGGACATCTGGAAGGCGGCACGGGTCGACGGCATTCCGATGTGGAAGACCTACCTCTTCATCGTCATTCCGATGATGCGGCCGGTCTTCATCACCACCATCGTCATCATCACCTCCGGCATCGTCCGGGTCTACGACCTGATCGTCGCCCAGACCGGCGGAGGGCCGGGCATCGCCTCGGAGGTCCCGGCGAAATACGTCTACGACTACATGTTCCAATCGCAGAACCTGGGCCAGGGCTTCGCCGCATCGACCGTGATGCTGCTGACAGTGGCGATCATCGTCATTCCCTGGGCCTATCTGGAATTCGGGGGCAAGCGCCGTGCTTAA